One part of the Glycine soja cultivar W05 chromosome 11, ASM419377v2, whole genome shotgun sequence genome encodes these proteins:
- the LOC114375866 gene encoding uncharacterized protein LOC114375866: protein MRKRDLAILMLSAFAIFFTLQQDGGISFKDAWMHLTDEYPIKYEAERLPPPLVADLNGDGKKEVLVATHDAKIQVLEPHSRRVDEGFSEARVLAEVSLLPDKVRVMTGRRPVAMATGYIDRYKIGQPQKQVLVVVTSGWSVMCFDSNLQKLWENNLQEDFPHNAHHREVAISISNYTLKHGDTGLIIVGGRMEMQPHIFMDPFEEMGMGARFAEQHQRSAAEKEASGTVDLRHFAFYAFAGRSGDERWSRKNENIEAHSSDASQLLPQHNYKLDVHALNTRQPGEFECREFRESILGVMPHQWARREDTLFKLAHFRRHKRKALKKTPGKAISYPFHKPEENHPPGKDSTKKISNIIGKAASYAGSAKSKKHLPYVPTITNYTQVWWVPNVVVSHQKEGIEALHLATGRTICKFHLQEGGLHADVNGDGVLDHVQAVGGNGAEQTVVSGSMEVLRPCWAVATSGVPVREQLFNVSICHYTHFNLFQHGELYRSYSQGSDTASLEVATPILIPRSDGHRHRKGSHGDVIFLTNRGEITSYSPGLHGHDAIWQWQQSTGVTWSNLPSPSGMMEGGLVIPTLKPLSLRLHDNQEMILAAGEQEAVIISPGGSILATIELPGPPTHVLITEDFSNDGLTDLILVTSHGVYGFVQTRQPGALFFSMLVGCLIVVMGVIFVTQHLNSTKGKPRPSSGPR, encoded by the exons ATGAGGAAGCGGGATTTGGCCATTCTTATGCTCTCCGCTTTCGCTATTTTCTTCACTCTTCAG CAAGATGGTGGTATTTCGTTCAAAGATGCGTGGATGCACCTAACCGATGAATATCCAATCAAATATGAAGCCGAACGCCTTCCGCCGCCGCTCGTCGCTGATCTCAACGGAGACGGCAAAAAGGAAGTTCTTGTGGCCACTCACGATGCTAAAATTCAG GTTTTGGAGCCCCATAGTAGGCGCGTCGATGAAGGATTCAGTGAGGCACGTGTGTTGGCTGAGGTGTCTTTGTTACCTGACAAAGTACGTGTTATGACTGGGAGACGCCCTGTTGCCATGGCCACCGGCTATATTGACCGGTATAAAATTGGGCAGCCACAGAAACAGGTTTTGGTTGTGGTAACATCGGGTTGGTCTGTGATGTGTTTTGATTCCAACCTTCAAAAGTTGTGGGAAAATAATTTACAG GAGGATTTTCCACATAATGCTCACCATAGGGAAGTTGCAATCTCTATAAGCAATTATACTCTAAAGCATGGAGATACAGGATTGATAATTGTCGGTGGCAGAATGGAAATGCAGCCACAT ATTTTTATGGACCCTTTTGAAGAAATGGGTATGGGTGCAAGGTTTGCTGAGCAACATCAAAGAAGTGCTGCTGAAAAGGAG GCTTCTGGAACTGTGGATTTACGACATTTTGCATTTTATGCATTTGCTGGTCGATCTGGTGATGAACGATGGAGCAGAAAAAATGAG AACATTGAAGCACATTCTTCAGATGCATCACAGTTACTTCCACAGCATAACTACAAGCTTGATGTTCATGCTCTGAATACCCGTCAACCTGGAGAG TTTGAATGCAGGGAATTCAGAGAATCGATCCTGGGAGTTATGCCTCATCAATGG GCTAGGAGAGAAGATACTTTATTTAAGCTTGCCCACTTCAGGCGGCACAAGAGAAAAGCATTGAAGAAAACACCTGGAAAGGCTATAAGTTACCCTTTTCACAAGCCCGAGGAAAACCATCCTCCAGGGAAGGACTCaaccaaaaaaatttcaaacataatTGGGAAAGCAGCAAGCTATGCTGGTTCAGCAAAATCTAAGAAG CACCTTCCTTATGTTCCTACCATAACCAACTACACTCAAGTTTGGTGGGTTCCCAATGTTGTTGTGTCTCATCAGAAGGAGGGCATAGAAGCTCTTCATCTAGCAACTGGTCGAACAATATGCAAG TTTCATCTCCAGGAAGGTGGTCTACATGCTGATGTTAATGGTGATGGAGTTCTAGATCATGTGCAG GCTGTTGGAGGAAATGGTGCTGAGCAGACTGTCGTTAGTGGGTCCATGGAAGTGCTACGTCCTTGTTGGGCTGTTGCAACGTCTGGTGTACCAGTACGAGAACAACTCTTCAATGTATCTATTTGTCATTATACCCATTTTAACTTATTCCAACATGGAGAACTTTATAGAAGCTACAGTCAAGGTTCAGATACTGCTTCTTTAGAGGTAGCAACACCTATTCTAATTCCTAGAAGTGATGGTCATAGGCATCGGAAGGGAAGCCATGGTGATGTTATCTTCTTGACAAATCGTGGAGAG ATTACATCATACTCCCCTGGCTTGCATGGTCATGATGCTATTTGGCAGTGGCAACAATCAACTGGTGTTACATGGTCAAACCTACCCTCCCCATCAGGAATGATGGAAGGTGGTCTGGTGATTCCCACACTAAAGCCTCTTTCCTTACGGTTGCATGATAATCAAGAAATGATCCTTGCTGCTGGGGAACAAGAAGCCGTGATAATATCACCTGGAGGTAGTATATTAGCCACAATTGAACTACCTGGTCCACCAACACATGTCTTGATCACTGAGGACTTTTCAAATGATGGGCTCACTGACCTTATTCTTGTCACCTCTCATGGAGTATATGGCTTTGTTCAGACCAGGCAACCGGGTGCTCTCTTCTTCAGCATGCTGGTTGGCTGTCTCATAGTCGTGATGGGGGTTATATTTGTCACCCAGCACTTGAATTCCACAAAGGGGAAGCCTCGTCCCTCATCTGGTCCACGGTGA